A genomic window from Periweissella cryptocerci includes:
- a CDS encoding glutaredoxin domain-containing protein, which produces MTIYTRFGCIECQKTKLTAKAFKLVFNEVNVDEEPEALANLKDMGFGQLPVVLHEGQMWSGHQPDVLKRIAMEA; this is translated from the coding sequence ATGACAATTTATACACGTTTTGGCTGTATTGAATGCCAGAAAACAAAATTAACAGCAAAAGCGTTCAAGCTAGTATTTAACGAAGTGAATGTTGATGAGGAACCAGAAGCATTAGCTAATCTGAAAGATATGGGATTTGGACAATTGCCGGTTGTGCTACACGAGGGACAAATGTGGTCAGGTCATCAACCCGATGTTTTAAAGCGAATTGCTATGGAAGCGTAG
- a CDS encoding phage minor head protein, whose translation MKWTEKDYPNRIENAYFESMTKSVLPQTFAIIIYALRNVAPLLPDKRWRADAIEPEVLIPTQEKALKRGLERKMAGLEKFAQSQRLSDDDAKTFVHSTVMALNMFNKSNLDSMFEFKRLGKTRDMTGLGSYIDTAIKENVDLIKTIPKKVHEQIVDAVTWAIDNGEPKQALEANLLKLGAKSEGRARLIARDQTAKIYGQINSRRQQDNGIKAFRWITVGDNRVRDSHVEVADHVFMYSDYKEHTPNGCLPGEDIQCRCIAEPVFDDELSEMDVDPYEGQTEDVSENADVEKLRRFHTKNVTTAGDALSHVSNEMKNLIEHEIYVQVRDAPVVQRFLVLGGMRVAFTDKMRPGELGGTVLRDDRIRMRFNARYFATKDVLVNEEKKLADKMFGVVVRPEDLYRYTVTHEFGHVIEFSIYREYGVKPSVLHKQILDKFATMYPSENIKKYYSQYIHDDPGELFAEAYTDYRIGIVGKLGKAFEAVMKGYS comes from the coding sequence ATGAAATGGACGGAGAAGGATTACCCTAATCGTATTGAAAACGCCTATTTTGAGAGCATGACCAAGAGCGTGCTACCGCAAACATTTGCAATTATCATCTATGCATTGAGAAACGTTGCGCCATTGCTACCAGATAAGCGCTGGCGGGCAGATGCCATCGAACCTGAAGTATTAATCCCAACACAAGAAAAAGCGCTTAAACGTGGTTTAGAACGTAAAATGGCAGGTTTGGAAAAATTTGCTCAAAGTCAAAGGCTATCCGATGATGACGCTAAGACATTTGTTCACTCAACGGTAATGGCGTTGAATATGTTCAATAAGAGTAATCTTGATAGCATGTTCGAGTTTAAGCGTTTAGGTAAAACGCGCGATATGACGGGATTGGGAAGTTATATTGACACCGCAATTAAAGAAAACGTTGATTTAATCAAAACAATTCCAAAAAAAGTTCACGAACAGATTGTTGATGCCGTTACCTGGGCAATTGATAATGGTGAACCTAAGCAAGCGTTAGAAGCTAATCTGTTAAAACTTGGAGCAAAATCTGAAGGGCGTGCACGATTGATTGCTCGAGATCAAACTGCAAAAATTTACGGGCAAATTAATTCGCGGAGGCAGCAAGATAATGGCATTAAGGCTTTTCGCTGGATAACCGTCGGCGACAATCGAGTGCGAGACTCACACGTAGAAGTTGCTGACCATGTATTTATGTATTCCGATTATAAAGAGCATACGCCAAATGGTTGTTTGCCAGGTGAAGACATACAATGCCGATGCATTGCTGAGCCGGTCTTTGATGATGAACTCAGCGAGATGGATGTTGATCCCTACGAAGGACAAACGGAAGATGTTAGTGAAAATGCGGATGTAGAAAAGCTTCGAAGATTTCACACTAAAAACGTCACGACGGCCGGCGATGCCTTATCTCATGTATCAAACGAAATGAAGAACTTAATAGAACATGAAATTTATGTGCAGGTTCGCGATGCTCCAGTTGTTCAACGATTCTTAGTATTGGGAGGGATGAGAGTTGCATTCACAGATAAGATGCGTCCTGGAGAATTAGGAGGAACGGTGTTACGTGATGACCGTATTCGAATGCGGTTTAACGCACGCTACTTTGCTACTAAGGATGTATTAGTCAATGAAGAGAAAAAATTAGCTGACAAAATGTTCGGTGTCGTTGTTAGACCAGAAGATTTATATCGATATACCGTAACTCATGAATTTGGACATGTAATTGAATTTTCTATTTATAGAGAATATGGAGTGAAACCAAGTGTCTTGCATAAGCAAATACTTGATAAGTTTGCTACAATGTATCCAAGCGAGAACATTAAAAAATACTATTCGCAGTATATTCACGATGATCCAGGTGAATTATTCGCGGAGGCTTACACCGATTACCGGATTGGAATTGTCGGTAAACTGGGAAAGGCTTTTGAAGCTGTAATGAAAGGATATAGTTAA
- a CDS encoding anti-CBASS protein Acb1 family protein, which yields MSVKSEIKAMKTDGNDYYSAGMRSYGSNLRLSHSPEEYEALYASNPIAKNIVDIPADDLTRNGWKITFDGDDKDGKMLADKLESKLKQLKAPEAFAEMFRYSRLYGDGFIFIGTVESKKHELREILKPDGIKNIAYLNAFSQKKVSELVQNENVYSEDFGKLESLIVNSYNRVGVREPKKKKKNKTKEGSQVIDYSRVFHDQYLRFEDDVQGSGLIESLFKILEVIDTATDSIGRMLYDFTFKVYQTPGVDDLNPEEEAELKARVDSRFGIEHLALIGSDESIDKVGTPLAGINDLLDFIWDYLSGAARMPKSILKGQEVGTVSGAEYDVINYYDRIKAIQNNDLKPHLERLIRLLLQSDEFGNIDPDSKKWSIEFNSLWSLDAKTEAEVAKLMADSASTRIQSGMTSPNEERDAAFGKRGVAGAKFLGDSADGATFDVLIKAIAKATEADSNGD from the coding sequence TTGAGTGTTAAATCAGAGATAAAGGCAATGAAGACCGATGGCAATGATTACTATTCAGCAGGGATGCGTTCATATGGTTCAAATCTTAGATTGAGTCACTCTCCTGAAGAATATGAAGCGTTGTATGCGTCTAATCCGATTGCTAAGAATATTGTCGATATCCCGGCAGACGACTTAACTCGTAATGGGTGGAAGATTACATTTGATGGTGATGATAAGGACGGCAAAATGCTGGCGGACAAACTTGAAAGCAAGCTCAAACAGCTGAAAGCGCCTGAAGCGTTTGCCGAAATGTTCCGCTACTCCCGACTATACGGTGATGGCTTTATTTTCATTGGAACAGTTGAGAGCAAGAAACATGAGCTTAGAGAAATACTTAAGCCGGATGGAATTAAAAACATTGCATACTTAAATGCTTTCTCGCAAAAGAAAGTTAGTGAGCTCGTTCAGAATGAGAATGTCTATTCCGAAGACTTCGGTAAATTAGAATCGCTGATTGTCAATTCGTATAATCGCGTAGGCGTTCGTGAGCCCAAAAAGAAAAAGAAGAATAAAACAAAAGAAGGCTCGCAAGTAATTGATTACTCGCGAGTTTTTCACGATCAGTATTTACGTTTTGAGGACGACGTTCAAGGCAGCGGTTTGATTGAGTCGTTGTTCAAGATTCTTGAAGTAATTGATACAGCGACGGACTCTATCGGTCGGATGCTTTACGATTTTACGTTTAAAGTCTATCAAACACCGGGCGTCGATGACTTGAATCCTGAAGAAGAAGCTGAATTGAAAGCTCGGGTTGATTCTCGCTTTGGGATTGAGCACTTGGCGCTGATTGGGAGTGATGAAAGCATTGATAAAGTCGGAACTCCACTTGCTGGGATTAACGATTTGTTAGATTTTATTTGGGATTACTTGTCCGGAGCTGCACGCATGCCAAAAAGCATTCTTAAAGGTCAAGAAGTCGGAACCGTTAGCGGTGCTGAGTACGATGTCATCAACTATTACGACCGAATAAAGGCCATCCAGAATAATGATTTAAAGCCACATTTGGAACGTTTGATTCGATTGTTATTGCAGTCTGATGAATTTGGCAATATTGATCCTGATTCAAAGAAGTGGTCAATTGAATTCAATAGTCTTTGGAGCCTCGATGCAAAGACTGAAGCGGAAGTGGCTAAGTTGATGGCTGATTCAGCAAGCACTCGAATTCAGTCGGGCATGACCTCGCCAAACGAGGAACGTGATGCTGCGTTCGGTAAGCGTGGCGTAGCTGGAGCGAAGTTCTTAGGTGATTCAGCTGACGGCGCAACATTCGATGTATTGATCAAAGCAATTGCCAAGGCAACTGAAGCTGATTCAAATGGTGATTAG
- a CDS encoding structural cement protein Gp24, with the protein MPIPEPKKYMDSELGLGKISSFQSHEAKTRTSGATIAPGTPLQTVGGVVTALTNGKFAGVAIAKNFVKELDYDGVAKNADYEPNEPVPVLTKGGITVIVGEDVVTDQLATVRSGKFMVATPASGTGETYNPGDAVVGIFESNGLANGTAIVKINLA; encoded by the coding sequence ATGCCTATTCCAGAACCAAAAAAATACATGGATTCAGAGCTTGGACTTGGTAAAATTTCAAGTTTCCAATCTCATGAAGCCAAGACACGTACATCAGGAGCAACTATTGCACCAGGCACACCACTTCAAACAGTTGGAGGCGTGGTTACAGCGTTAACGAACGGGAAGTTTGCCGGTGTTGCAATCGCCAAGAATTTCGTTAAGGAACTCGATTATGACGGTGTAGCTAAAAATGCTGACTATGAGCCAAATGAACCAGTGCCAGTGCTAACCAAGGGCGGTATCACGGTAATTGTTGGCGAAGACGTAGTAACAGATCAGCTTGCAACTGTTCGTAGCGGTAAGTTTATGGTGGCCACGCCTGCATCCGGCACCGGGGAAACTTACAATCCAGGTGATGCAGTGGTTGGAATCTTTGAAAGCAACGGACTTGCAAACGGAACTGCAATCGTAAAAATCAATTTAGCATAG
- a CDS encoding DUF2213 domain-containing protein — translation MAFRYDHALVNDSAFELTPEGYLNAEVPIARAGVFPYKQPGNKVRYEAKLPEELFSSSTIASANRKPLTSGHPSELVDATNIKKYQVGWTDSDAREVDGALVVGVTVTDPQIIDEIQTGIRKEISIGFVTDEQNVRGVFDGAEYETVQKDMRINHVAIVARGRAGSTISFKADSAEMVVEDNAEQKNGGKTMKIRLDGQDVDLEEAQVQSTITDLETKAATATAEMETVQAKADAAEAKVATLEENMKGMVKADSIDELADQRAKFKESAKKVLGDSFDFVGKSDKDVKVAAITKANPNLKLDSKSDAYVNAYYDIVVDAADEGFIAGINTRGDSADDDKKEVEELRNKRMNMNKKGE, via the coding sequence ATGGCATTTAGATATGATCATGCGCTAGTCAATGACAGTGCATTTGAATTAACGCCAGAGGGTTATTTGAATGCTGAAGTCCCTATTGCGCGTGCTGGAGTATTTCCGTACAAACAGCCTGGAAACAAGGTTCGTTATGAAGCCAAATTACCTGAAGAGTTATTTAGTTCATCAACAATTGCATCCGCAAATCGTAAACCGCTAACAAGTGGTCATCCAAGCGAGTTAGTAGACGCAACCAACATCAAGAAATATCAAGTTGGTTGGACTGATTCAGATGCTCGTGAGGTTGACGGTGCGTTGGTAGTTGGAGTTACCGTTACTGACCCTCAAATAATTGATGAAATCCAAACAGGTATTCGTAAGGAAATTTCAATAGGGTTCGTTACTGATGAACAAAATGTTCGTGGAGTTTTTGATGGCGCGGAATATGAAACCGTTCAAAAGGACATGCGGATAAACCACGTAGCGATTGTTGCGCGTGGTCGTGCTGGAAGTACTATATCGTTCAAAGCTGACTCTGCTGAGATGGTTGTTGAAGATAACGCTGAACAAAAAAACGGAGGAAAAACGATGAAGATTCGTTTAGATGGTCAAGATGTTGATCTTGAGGAAGCTCAAGTACAATCAACAATCACTGATTTAGAAACAAAAGCTGCTACCGCGACAGCAGAAATGGAAACAGTTCAAGCTAAGGCAGACGCTGCGGAAGCGAAGGTTGCTACACTTGAAGAAAATATGAAAGGCATGGTTAAAGCTGATTCGATTGACGAGTTAGCTGACCAGCGTGCCAAGTTTAAAGAGTCTGCCAAGAAGGTTTTGGGAGACTCTTTTGATTTTGTTGGCAAGTCTGATAAAGATGTGAAAGTTGCTGCAATTACCAAAGCTAACCCAAATCTTAAATTGGATAGTAAGTCAGATGCTTACGTTAATGCTTACTACGACATCGTCGTCGATGCAGCAGACGAAGGTTTTATTGCTGGGATTAACACACGTGGTGATTCAGCTGATGACGACAAGAAGGAAGTCGAAGAATTGCGTAACAAGCGTATGAACATGAATAAGAAGGGAGAATAG
- a CDS encoding LysM peptidoglycan-binding domain-containing protein, which translates to MATKKEEQTTVTKKSHVVVLGDCLDAIATANGMSVAKLAKINELKGYNIKPGMELKLSVEEVD; encoded by the coding sequence ATGGCAACAAAGAAGGAAGAACAAACAACAGTGACCAAGAAGAGCCACGTCGTTGTACTCGGTGACTGCTTAGATGCAATCGCAACTGCGAATGGTATGTCAGTAGCAAAGCTCGCAAAGATTAATGAATTAAAAGGCTACAACATCAAACCAGGCATGGAACTGAAACTTAGTGTTGAGGAGGTGGACTAG